From a region of the Brachionichthys hirsutus isolate HB-005 chromosome 9, CSIRO-AGI_Bhir_v1, whole genome shotgun sequence genome:
- the LOC137899222 gene encoding lisH domain-containing protein ARMC9, producing MSSKKTAKMGDVLATEADLLGMIKEYLKFEDFEETVHSFERECKSKGKLVSKPHGSSLRDSRSRTIQKDLLSSFDDGDHKVFFELWTNNIPIELKDTDVEAQSLEFYLHIHFTIYPLRRHAGRFDQAEFEERISHFKQYLETRGAAMSQTTKFLPYYALPFVPNPTVHPSFRGLFQDSWIPQLKDKLVHFLTMMLKPVNTPRLLNLYKEGGRRTKDDIQQLQLQLVESDRRFASQMRKFDKMQADYHNLIGIIAELIDLFEATVSGKNISLEYLQSVYARLFSNQMRQSMAQSTYFIRPGTGYYSMSPYDDGYVSSMLRASIAPQRSKEVPMLPSLDYAKLKKDLMEGPDRLKSLLLQALRWRLTRSLHGEQRDTVLQAYVSNDLLERSSTEQKAVLHLIRSKSEIVREYVARLINAFASLAEGRVYLSQIPILLKLLTETLRAEEKESPTRENVLVALQKLSLGRSQQTAMITNDLIGWLVDELQDSDCLSDNTLKYSSALLMNLCLRTKGRRKCAENGKHVLKVLTDLLGHENHEIWPYVNGALYSILCIPSMRQEAKEMSVEEILRCYSKEKNPDLNRQIESIIKQLNSAANEKGPESEDEDEEDDDEDLMDADLDTEEFLQAEPRELSGESLLTTEYLGIMTNMTKPKGKSTPLTQPSVDEPLQRPVTPSSHRNVRTVDYRSGSLEGGDCRDGEYPLSRQKNEEGSLPLYRHNSRPPTRSGSRPSTADSLRHGIDSECGRLSLESELEGPYEEQDKKLPSQNRHNEYSASGNSTHPLASRPKIPRTPDTAANRNGDSGSPVFSAGATTERSASSIGGGGRQSGSSQSERR from the exons ATGAGTTCGAAGAAGACTGCTAAGATGGGTGATGTTTTGGCAACTGAGGCCGATCTTCTTGGGATGATTAAggag TATCTTAAGTTCGAGGACTTTGAAGAGACTGTTCACAGTTTTGAGAGAGAGTGTAAAAGCAAGGGCAAGCTTGTCTCAAAGCCTCACGGAAGTTCTCTCAGAGATTCAAGAAGTCGAACCATTCAG AAAGACCTCCTCAGCTCTTTTGATGATGGAGACCACAAAGTGTTCTTTGAACTGTGGACAAATAATATTCCCATTGAGTTAAAAGACACAGATGTTGAGGCCCAGAGCCTGGAGTTCTATCTTCACATCCACTTCACCATCTACCCACTGAGGAGGCACGCTGGCAGATTC GACCAAGCTGAGTTTGAGGAGAGGATTTCCCACTTTAAGCAGTACCTGGAGACTCGGGGAGCCGCAATGAGCCAGACCACAAAGTTTTTGCCTTACTATGCCTTGCCTTTTGTTCCCAACCCCACAGTCCACCCCTCCTTCAGAGGTCTTTTCCAG GATTCCTGGATACCACAGTTGAAAGATAAACTGGTGCACTTTCTGACAATGATGCTGAAGCCAGTCAACACTCCAAGGCTCCTGAATTTATAT aaggagggaggaaggagaacaaAAG ATGATATCCAGCAGTTGCAGCTCCAGCTGGTTGAATCAGACCGCCGTTTTGCCAGCCAAATGCGAAAGTTTGATAAGATGCAGGCCGACTACCACAACCTGATTGGGATCATTGCTGAGCTGATCGATTTGTTTGAGGCCACAGTCAGTGGAAAAAAT ATCTCCCTTGAGTATCTACAGAGCGTGTACGCTCGCCTGTTCAGCAACCAAATGAGGCAGAGCATGGCGCAGAGCACTTACTTCATAAGACCTGGCACT GGCTATTATTCTATGAGTCCCTATGATGATGGCTAT GTCTCCTCGATGCTACGAGCATCAATTGCGCCACA GAGATCCAAGGAGGTGCCAATGTTGCCCTCGCTGGACTATGCGAAGCTGAAGAAAGACTTGATGGAAGGCCCAGACAGACTCAAGTCTCTACTGCTTCAGGCTCTGCGCTGG agacTGACACGCTCACTCCATGGAGAACAAAGAGACACGGTGCTTCAGGCCTATGTCAGCAACGATCTGCTGGAGCGCTCCAGCACTGAACAG AAGGCCGTGCTTCATTTAATAAGATCGAAGAGCGAGATTGTTCGTGAATACGTGGCTCGTCTCATCAATGCTTTTGCTTCCCTTGCAGAGG GTCGGGTTTACCTCTCCCAAATCCCCATTCTTCTGAAGCTTCTGACAGAAACACTCAGAGCGGAGGAAAAAGAGTCCCCGACAAGAGAGAATGTGCTTGTTGCCCTGCAGAAACTCAGCCTCGG GAGGAGCCAGCAGACAGCAATGATAACCaatgatctgattggctggctggtGGATGAGCTGCAGGATTCAGACTGTCTAAGTGACAACACCCTGAAATACTCTTCAGCTCTTCTCATGAATCTCTGTCTGCGAACAAAAG GAAGAAGAAAGTGTGCAGAGAATGGTAAACATGTGCTCAAGGTTCTAACTGACCTCCTTGGACATGAGAACCATGAG aTCTGGCCTTATGTGAATGGGGCCCTGTACAGCATCCTGTGTATTCCCAGTATGAGACAGGAAGCTAAAGAGATG AGCGTCGAAGAGATTCTCCGCTGCTACAGCAAAGAGAAGAACCCAGACCTCAACAGACAGATTGAGTCCATCATTAAGCAGCTAAACTCGG CAGCTAATGAAAAAGGGCCGGAGTCggaagacgaagatgaagaagacGACGAT GAGGATCTGATGGATGCAGACCTTGACACAGAGGAATTTCTCCAGGCAGAACCCAGGGAGTTGTCGGGAGAGAGTCTCCTTACAACAGAGTACCTAGGA ATCATGACCAACATGACAAAACCGAAGGGGAAATCAACCCCTCTGACGCAACCAAGTGTGGATGAACCACTACAACGACCGGTCACCCCAAGTTCTCATCGCAATGTCAGGACGGT GGATTATAGATCTGGCAGTCTGGAGGGTGGAGACTGCAGAGATGGAGAATACCCTTTGAGTCGCCAGAAGAATGAGGAAGGAAGTCTTCCTCTTTACCGACACAACTCCCGACCTCCTACACGCTCTGGTAGTCGTCCAAGCACTGCTGACTCCCTTCGTCACGGTATCG ACTCAGAGTGTGGCCGCTTGTCCCTGGAGTCAGAGTTGGAAGGACCATATGAAGAGCAAGACAAAAAACTACCCTCCCAAAACAGGCACAATGAATACTCTGCCAG TGGCAATTCCACTCATCCATTGGCAAGCAGGCCCAAGATTCCCCGTACACCTGACACAGCAGCCAATCGGAACGGTGACTCTGGCTCCCCAGTGTTCTCAGCTGGAGCCACAACGGAGCGGTCGGCTAGCTCCATAGGGGGAGGGGGACGACAAAGTGGAA GCAGCCAgtcagagaggaggtga